One genomic region from Quercus robur chromosome 4, dhQueRobu3.1, whole genome shotgun sequence encodes:
- the LOC126723072 gene encoding putative receptor-like protein kinase At3g47110, producing the protein MDHLLMNTRPLFSLTYHAIFLLFLSLSISKFSLATTLSNETDKLTLLEFKSHIDSPLNVLASWNDSFHFCQWVGVTCGNKHQRVIGLDLKNNKLVGTISPHIGNLSFLRSLNLATNSFRGGIPSEVGYLTRLRNLNLSHNPILGGEIPVNLSHCSNLQYLDLQYNDLVQGIPSELGFLSKLQILILYNNRLSGRFPPSLGNLSSLQKLTFSYNNLEGEIPNTVAQMKSLTSFKVSVNHLSGVFPPSLYNLSLLTRIALTDNNFTGNLNPNLGIALQNLQILYIGGNQFTGTIPVSLSNVSDIKALEISKNQFTGTIPMSFGNLLNLQWFGAYSNLLGNNSIDDLSFLSSLNNCSQLNYLDVDYNQLGGNIPSSIGKLTNLNWLYLDENKLTGVIPSSIGNMTRLLNLYLGNNNLEGSIPTSLGRCSHLQEVYLAHNKLNSTIPEQLFGLPLVKFDVSHNSLTGFLPPDFGNLKFLVLLDVSYNKFSKEIPAQLGECLALVTLYMQGNSFEGTIPVLSKLKGIQYLDLSHNNLSGQITIYMANFPVLQTLNLSFNNLEGDVPVEGVFRNASAVEVEGNTGLCGGIRELHLPTCPIQRSKKHKKHFAFKLILAISIAAAFCLTLFSLMALSWLKKSKKKSLSISTFGPSYQKISYKELLDATDGFSLENLIGSGNFGSVYKGKLGPDETHVAVKVLNLQKQGASKSFIAECEALRNIRHRNLVKILTACSSIDFKGNDFKALVYEFMPNGSLEMQLHPEDGLKQLRSLNLLQRINIAIDVASALLYLHHHCQTPIIHCDLKPSNILLDDDMIAHISDFGLARLLSKSGKEAFLNQLSSVGIKGTVGYAAPEYGMGSQLSTNGDVYSFGILLLEMLTGRRPTDKLFKDDLNLHNFVKLALPGRVMEIVDHSIFNKAGENDNMDSSWSDWTSGQIECLISVFQIGLACSAQSPLDRMDMNRVALELFSIKRQIPLEA; encoded by the exons ATGGATCATCTGCTTATGAATACACGACCACTCTTCTCACTAACCTACCATGCCATCTTTCTTCTGTTCCTCTCTTTATCCATCTCAAAATTTTCCTTAGCTACCACACTTTCAAACGAAACTGATAAACTTACACTGCTCGAATTCAAGTCCCACATAGATAGCCCTCTTAATGTCCTGGCTTCTTGGAATGACTCTTTCCATTTCTGCCAATGGGTTGGGGTCACTTGTGGCAACAAACACCAAAGAGTCATCGGTTTGGACCTAAAGAACAATAAGTTGGTAGGCACCATATCACCCCACATTGGAAATCTTTCTTTCCTTCGATCCCTCAACCTTGCAACTAACTCTTTCCGTGGTGGAATTCCTTCAGAAGTTGGTTACTTAACCAGGCTTCGAAATTTGAACCTGAGTCATAATCCAATATTGGGAGGGGAAATTCCAGTCAATCTTTCTCACTGTTCCAACCTACAGTATCTTGATCTCCAGTACAACGATTTAGTACAAGGAATCCCTTCAGAACTTGGCTTTTTGTCAAAACTTCAGATACTGATTCTTTACAACAATCGTCTAAGTGGACGGTTCCCACCTTCTCTGGGGAACTTGTCCTCTCTCCAAAAGCTTACGTTTTCATATAACAATTTGGAGGGAGAAATCCCAAATACAGTAGCCCAAATGAAAAGCTTGACATCTTTTAAAGTATCAGTTAATCATCTTTCTGGGGTGTTTCCACCTTCCCTCTACAATTTATCATTGCTCACACGTATTGCCTTGACTGATAACAACTTCACTGGTAACCTCAACCCCAACTTGGGCATTGCTCTTCAAAATCTGCAGATACTTTATATAGGAGGTAACCAATTTACAGGAACAATTCCAGTTTCATTGTCCAATGTGTCAGACATTAAAGCGCTTGAAATCTCAAAAAATCAATTTACAGGAACCATTCCTATGAGTTTTGGTAATCTACTAAATCTTCAATGGTTTGGTGCTTATTCTAATCTTCTTGGAAATAACTCAATTGATGATTTGAGTTTTCTGAGTTCTTTGAACAATTGCAGCCAGTTAAACTATCTGGATGTCGACTACAACCAGCTTGGAG GGAATATTCCATCTTCAATTGGAAAGCTCACAAACTTGAACTGGTTGTACTTGGATGAAAACAAATTGACTGGGGTGATCCCGTCTTCCATTGGCAACATGACTCGATTACTAAATCTCTACTTGGGGAATAACAACTTAGAAGGGAGCATACCCACTAGTCTTGGAAGGTGTAGCCACCTGCAAGAGGTATACCTTGCccataataaattaaatagcaCCATACCCGAGCAACTTTTTGGCCTTCCTCTAGTCAAATTTGACGTGTCTCATAACTCCTTGACCGGTTTTTTACCACCAGATTTTGGAAACCTgaaatttcttgttttactaGACGTTTCATACAACAAATTTTCCAAAGAGATTCCAGCCCAGCTAGGGGAGTGTTTGGCCTTAGTAACACTTTATATGCAAGGCAACTCCTTTGAAGGAACCATTCCCGTCCTAAGTAAGTTAAAAGGTATTCAATATCTTGATCTTTCCCACAACAACTTGTCCGGCCAAATCACAATCTATATGGCTAATTTTCCCGTGTTGCAAACTTTAAACCTGTCTTTCAACAATCTTGAGGGAGATGTACCTGTAGAAGGGGTCTTCAGAAATGCTAGTGCAGTTGAAGTTGAAGGCAACACTGGTCTTTGTGGGGGGATCCGAGAGCTGCATTTGCCTACATGCCCCATTCAAAGATCCAAGAAACACAAAAAGCATTTTGCTTTTAAATTGATACTGGCAATAAGCATTGCAGCTGCTTTCTGCTTGACATTGTTTTCTTTGATGGCTCTTTCCTGGTtgaaaaagtcaaagaaaaaaagcCTTTCCATTTCCACCTTTGGACCCTCCTACCAAAAGATCTCGTATAAAGAATTACTCGATGCAACTGATGGATTCTCTTTGGAGAATTTGATTGGTTCAGGTAATTTTGGTAGTGTCTATAAAGGAAAACTTGGTCCAGATGAAACACATGTTGCAGTCAAGGTACTCAATCTTCAAAAGCAAGGAGCTTCCAAGAGTTTCATTGCCGAATGTGAAGCCTTGAGGAACATCCGGCATCGAAACCTCGTTAAGATTCTGACTGCTTGTTCGAGTATTGATTTTAAGGGCAATGATTTTAAAGCTTTAGTATATGAGTTCATGCCAAATGGAAGCTTGGAGATGCAGTTACATCCTGAAGATGGGCTCAAGCAATTGAGAAGTTTAAATCTTCTTCAAAGAATCAACATTGCTATAGACGTGGCTTCGGCTTTGCTTTATCTTCATCATCACTGCCAAACCCCTATTATTCATTGTGATCTAAAGCCAAGCAATATTCTTCTCGATGATGATATGATTGCTCATATAAGTGATTTTGGTTTGGCTAGACTCCTTTCGAAATCTGGGAAGGAAGCTTTTCTTAATCAATTAAGCTCAGTAGGGATTAAGGGAACTGTTGGATATGCTGCTCCAG AATATGGAATGGGTAGTCAACTTTCAACTAATGGGGATGTCTACAGCTTTGGGATTCTCTTATTGGAGATGTTAACTGGAAGAAGACCCACTGATAAACTATTCAAAGATGACCTGAACCTTCACAACTTTGTTAAGTTGGCATTGCCGGGACGAGTGATGGAGATTGTGGACcattcaattttcaacaaagcAGGAGAAAATGATAACATGGATTCAAGTTGGAGTGACTGGACAAGTGGACAAATTGAATGCTTGATATCGGTCTTTCAGATTGGACTTGCATGTTCAGCACAATCTCCTTTAGACAGAATGGACATGAACAGAGTAGCCCTGGAATTGTTTTCAATTAAAAGGCAAATTCCTTTGGAAGCTTAA
- the LOC126722229 gene encoding putative receptor-like protein kinase At3g47110: MDHLLMNTRPLFSLTYHAIFLLFLSLSISEFSSATTLSNETDKLALLEFKSHIDSPLASWNDSFHFCHWVGVTCGNKHQRVIGLDLKNNKLVGTISPHIGNLSFLRSLNFASNSFHGGIPSEVGYLTRLRNLNLSYNPILGGEIPANLSHCSDLQYLDLQYNDLVQGIPSELGFLSKLQILILDNNRLSGRFPPSLGNLSSLQNLSFADNNLEGEIPNTVAQMKSLTSFIVSGNHLSGVFPPSLYNLSLLTRIALTDNNFTGNLSPDLGIALQNLQILWIGGNQFTGKIPVSLSNASDIQGLEILENQFTGTIPMSFGNLRNLQWFGAYSNLLGNNSVDDLSFLSSLNNCSQLHVLDVSYNQLGGNIPSSIGKLTNLNALYLGENKLTGVIPSSVGNMTQLLYLSLFNNSLEGSITTSLGRYFGNLKLLVALYVSYNKFSKEIPAQLGDCLALETLDMQGNSFEGTIPNLSKLKGIQYLDLSHNNLSGQIASYMANFPVLQTLNLSFNNLEGDVPVKGVFKNASAVEVKGNTGLCGGIQELHLPACSIQRSKKHKKHFAFKLILAISIAAAFCLTLFSLMALSRLKKSKKKSLSISTVGPSYQKISYKELHNATDGFSLENLIGSGNFGSVYKGKLGPDETHVAVKVLNLQKQGASKSFIAECEALRNIRHRNLVKILTACSSIDFKGNDFKALVYEFMPNGSLEMQLHPEDGLKQLRSLNLLQRINIAIDVASALLYLHHHCQTPIIHCDLKPSNILLDDDMIAHISDFGLARLLSKSGKEAFLNQLSSAGIKGTVGYAAPEYGMGSQLSTNGDVYSFGILLLEMLTGRRPTDKLFKDDLNLHNFVKLALPGRVMEIVDHSIFNKAGENDNMVSSWSDWTSGQTECLISVFQIGLACSAQSPIDRMDMNRVALELLSIKRKIPLEASRYRQSPRIGIHNS, from the exons ATGGATCATCTGCTTATGAATACACGACCACTCTTCTCACTAACCTACCATGCCATCTTTCTTCTGTTCCTCTCTTTATCCATCTCTGAATTTTCCTCAGCTACCACACTTTCAAACGAAACTGATAAACTTGCACTGCTCGAATTCAAGTCCCACATAGATAGCCCTCTGGCTTCTTGGAATGACTCTTTCCATTTCTGCCATTGGGTTGGGGTCACTTGTGGCAACAAACACCAAAGAGTCATCGGTTTGGACCTAAAAAACAATAAGTTGGTAGGCACCATATCACCCCACATTGGAAATCTTTCTTTCCTTCGATCCCTCAACTTTGCAAGTAACTCTTTCCATGGTGGAATTCCCTCAGAAGTTGGTTACTTGACCAGGCTTCGAAATTTGAACCTGAGTTATAATCCAATATTGGGAGGGGAAATTCCAGCCAATCTTTCTCACTGTTCCGACCTACAGTATCTTGATCTCCAGTACAACGATTTAGTACAAGGAATCCCTTCAGAACTTGGCTTTTTGTCAAAACTTCAGATACTAATTCTTGACAACAATCGTTTAAGTGGAAGGTTCCCACCTTCTCTGGGGAACCTGTCCTCTCTCCAAAATCTTTCGTTTGCAGATAACAATTTGGAGGGAGAAATCCCAAATACAGTAGCCCAAATGAAAAGCTTGACATCTTTTATTGTATCAGGAAATCATCTTTCTGGTGTGTTTCCACCTTCCTTATACAATTTATCATTGCTCACACGTATTGCCTTGACTGATAACAACTTCACTGGTAACCTCAGCCCCGACTTGGGCATTGCTCTTCAAAATCTGCAGATACTTTGGATAGGAGGAAACCAATTTACAGGAAAAATTCCAGTTTCATTGTCCAATGCATCAGACATTCAAGGGCTTGAAATCTTAGAAAATCAATTTACAGGAACCATACCTATGAGTTTTGGTAATCTACGAAATCTTCAATGGTTTGGTGCTTATTCTAATCTTCTTGGAAATAACTCAGTTGATGATTTGAGTTTTCTGAGTTCTTTGAACAATTGCAGCCAGTTACACGTTCTGGATGTTAGCTATAACCAGCTTGGAG GGAATATTCCATCTTCAATTGGAAAGCTCACAAACTTGAACGCGTTGTACTTGGGTGAAAACAAATTGACTGGGGTGATCCCGTCTTCCGTTGGCAACATGACTCAATTACTATATCTCTCCTTGTTCAATAACAGCTTAGAAGGGAGCATAACCACTAGTCTTGGAAGGT ATTTTGGAAACTTGAAACTTCTTGTTGCACTATATGTTTCATACAACAAATTTTCCAAAGAGATTCCAGCCCAGCTAGGGGACTGTTTGGCCTTAGAAACACTTGATATGCAAGGCAACTCCTTTGAAGGAACCATTCCCAACCTAAGTAAGTTAAAAGGTATTCAATATCTTGATCTTTCCCACAACAACTTGTCCGGCCAAATCGCAAGCTATATGGCTAATTTTCCGGTGTTGCAAACTTTAAACCTGTCTTTCAACAATCTTGAGGGAGATGTACCTGTAAAAGGGGTCTTCAAAAATGCTAGTGCAGTTGAAGTCAAAGGCAACACTGGTCTTTGTGGGGGGATCCAAGAGCTGCATTTGCCTGCATGCTCCATTCAAAGATCCAAGAAACACAAAAAGCATTTTGCTTTTAAATTGATACTGGCAATAAGCATTGCAGCTGCTTTCTGCTTGACATTGTTTTCTTTGATGGCTCTTTCCCGGTTGAAAAAGTCGAAGAAAAAAAGCCTTTCCATTTCCACCGTTGGACCCTCCTACCAAAAGATCTCTTATAAAGAATTACACAACGCAACTGATGGATTCTCTTTGGAGAATTTGATTGGTTCAGGTAATTTTGGTAGTGTCTATAAAGGAAAACTTGGTCCAGATGAAACACATGTTGCAGTCAAGGTACTCAATCTTCAAAAGCAAGGAGCTTCCAAGAGTTTCATTGCTGAATGTGAAGCCTTGAGGAACATCCGGCATCGAAACCTCGTTAAGATTCTGACTGCTTGTTCGAGTATTGATTTTAAGGGCAATGATTTTAAAGCTTTAGTATATGAGTTCATGCCAAATGGAAGCTTGGAGATGCAGTTACATCCTGAAGATGGGCTCAAGCAATTGAGAAGTTTAAATCTTCTTCAAAGAATCAACATTGCTATAGACGTGGCTTCGGCTTTGCtttatcttcatcatcattgcCAAACCCCTATTATTCATTGTGATCTAAAGCCAAGCAATATTCTTCTCGATGATGATATGATTGCTCATATAAGTGATTTTGGTTTGGCTAGACTCCTTTCGAAATCTGGGAAGGAAGCTTTTCTAAATCAATTAAGCTCAGCAGGGATTAAGGGAACTGTTGGATATGCTGCTCCAG AGTATGGAATGGGTAGTCAACTTTCAACTAATGGGGATGTGTACAGCTTTGGGATCCTCTTATTGGAGATGTTAACTGGAAGAAGACCCACTGATAAACTATTCAAAGATGACCTGAACCTTCACAACTTTGTTAAGTTGGCATTGCCGGGACGAGTGATGGAGATTGTGGACcattcaattttcaacaaagcAGGAGAAAATGATAACATGGTTTCAAGTTGGAGTGACTGGACAAGTGGACAGACTGAATGCTTGATATCGGTCTTTCAGATTGGACTTGCATGTTCAGCACAATCTCCTATAGACAGAATGGACATGAACAGAGTAGCTCTAGAATTGCTTtcaattaaaaggaaaattccTTTGGAAGCTTCACGTTACAGGCAAAGCCCAAGAATAGGTATCCACAATAGTTAA